From the genome of Desulfatiglans sp., one region includes:
- a CDS encoding twin-arginine translocation signal domain-containing protein codes for MTEEISNVNRRSFLKNAGVIIGGGALGAAGLT; via the coding sequence ATGACGGAAGAAATCAGTAATGTAAACAGAAGGAGTTTTCTTAAGAATGCCGGTGTTATCATTGGCGGTGGTGCACTCGGTGCAGCAGGACTAACCT